The DNA region AAATCTATCGGCTCAGCAGCTTCCACCATATGTGGACCCTAGACGAGATCACTCGGCAGTGGGGGGATCTGGATGTTGAGATTTCGTTACGCCGCGCAGGGAAGCACGATTTTCTCGTGACGATTCAATCATTTCCGCGGTGTTCTCGCGGCTCCCTGAACGGTCGTTCAGACGCCGTCGATTCCCCACTCGTGTGCCGCGGTCTCGCCGGGCTCGAGCACGATCACGCCGTCGTGTGTCGGCCCGGGATTGAAGGCATTCGGGCCACAGGTCATCGGCTCCACCGCAATCGACAGGTCACGACGCTCGTTGCCGGTGAACACCTGGACCCAGTCGAGCCCCTCGCCGGCCCAGAGCTCCGCCCACCGGTCGCCGCGCTCCAGCCGAGCCCGCCACCGTCCGTCGGCACCACGTGCCAGCCCGCTCAGCGCGGTGTCGAAGCTGCGCTGACCCAGCGGCGCGGCCGTTCGCATGTCCTCGTCGCGGCCTTCCACCAGAAGGAGATCGACGGGCAGCAGGCGATCGTCGACAGCCAGATAGCGCTCTGCCGGGATCGAGATCACCACATCATCGACGGTGTCCTCACCGACGGTCAGATAGGGGTGGGCGGCGTATCCGTACGGCACTGCCACCGTGCCGATATTGGTCACGCTCACATTCGTGACCACGCCGTCGTCGCCGACCGTATGGACAATCGTGGCCTCGATGATGCCCGGCCATCCTGGTTGCGGGTAGACCCGGATTCGTTGCTCGACCCGGTCCGCGGTGTGCGAGATGAGCCGCCAGGGCTGATGCCGGACCAGCCCGTGGATGGCGTTGTGCCGAGCCGGCTCCGACAGCACCAGTTGCTGGGTCTTGCCGTTGAAGGTGTAGCGACCGTCGCGGATCCGATTGGGCCAGGGCAGCAGCTGCATCCCGCGTCCACCGCTGATCACCTGGTCGGCGGCGAAACCGGCAACCACATCGCGCCCGTCCACCGTGTACGAGCGCAGCGTCGCACCCACCTCGGTGACCACCGCCCGGCGGTTGCCGGCGGCGATCTCGTACTGCTCTCCGGTCGGATTCACGGCTGCCTCGCTCGTCATGGTCGAACTCTAGTGGCCGGCCCGACTATCCTGTTCGGCGCCATGACTGTGTTGAATTGTCGCCCTCCGCGCTCCGCGGTCATGAAGCTCCGCGAGTCTCGCTCGTTCGTCGCGATCTGGAACGACGAAGAGCGTGTCGCTCCAGATCGCTCCTGCACTCCCGAGAGGCTCCGCACATGACCGGGTCGAACCGCACGTACCAGATCCGCACTCACGGGTGCCAGATGAACGTGCACGACTCCGAGCGGTTGGCCGGGTTGCTGGAGGATGCCGGCTACGCCAAGGCCGATGACGGCGACCAGGCCGACGTGGTCGTGTTCAACACCTGCGCGGTCCGGGAGAACGCCGACAACCGGCTGTACGGCAATCTCGGGCAGTTGTACCCAGTGAAGAAGGCCAAACCTGGTATGCAGATCGCGGTTGGCGGCTGCATGGCGCAGAAGGACAAGGGCGTCATCCTCGACCGGGCGCCGTGGGTCGACGTGGTCTTCGGCACGCACAACATCGGCTCGCTGCCGACCCTGCTGGAACGGGCCCGGATCGCCGACGAGGCGCAGGTCGAGATCAAGGAGTCCCTCGAGCGATTCCCCTCCACGCTGCCGACCCGCCGCGACTCCGCCTACGCGGCCTGGGTGTCGATCAGCGTCGGCTGCAACAACACCTGCACCTTCTGCATCGTGCCGAGCCTGCGTGGCAAGGAGACCGACCGCCGGCCGGGCGACATCCTGGCCGAGATCCAGGCGCTGGTCGCGGAGGGGGTCCAGGAGATCACGCTGCTCGGCCAGAACGTGAACGCGTACGGGGTCGAGTTCGGCGACCGGCAGGCATTCGCCAAGCTACTCCGCTCCTGTGGGGAGATCGAGGGGCTGGAGCGGGTCCGCTTCACCTCACCGCATCCGAAGGACTTCACCGACGATGTGATCGCGGCGATGGCCGAGACGCCGAATGTGATGCCGCAGCTGCACATGCCGCTGCAGTCCGGCTCCGACCGGGTGCTCAAAGCGATGCGTCGCTCGTATCGCAGCACGCGCTATCTGTCGATCATCGAAAAGGTGCGGGCGGCCATGCCGCACGCTGCCATCACCACCGACATCATCGTCGGCTTCCCCGGCGAGACCGAGGCCGACTTCGCCGACACGCTCGAGGTGGTACGCCGGTCGCGGTTCGCGAGCGCGTTCACCTTCCAGTACTCGATTCGTCCCGGCACTCCCGCGGCCACCATGCCCGACCAGGTGCCCAAGGCCGTCGTCCAGGAACGCTACGAGCGGTTGGTCGAAGTGGTGGGAGAGATCTCCTGGGCCGAGAACCTGACCCAGGTCGGACGCATCGTGGAGGTCATGTTCGCCGACGGCGAGGGTCGCAAGGACGCCGCGACGTCGCGGATGTCGGGTCGGGCTCAAGACAACCGGCTGGTCCACGTCGCCGTACCGGAGGATCCGGCGGAGCGTCCACGGCCCGGTGATCTGGCGGAGGTCGAGATCACCTACGCCGCACCGCACCACCTGAATGCCGACAACGGGCTGCTGTCGCTGCGGCGTACCCGGGGTGGTGACGCCTGGCAGGCCCGGCGCGACGGAACCGCGCCGGAGCCGACCCGTTCGGTGGGATTGGGAATGCCCGCCATTGGGGTGCCCGCTCCACTGCCACCGGCTCCGGCCTGCGCCGTGAGCGGCTGACCCGGCGAACGACCCGCCCTCAGGCCAGCAGTCGGCCGGTGAGCGCCAGGGTGGCACGTCGTGGGGCGAGTCCGGCGACCTTGGCGGTGAACGCATTGAGCCGACCGGCCACCACACTGACCGGCACGGTCCGGCGGTCCAGCGCGTTGAAAGCGAGACTGACGACCTGCTCCGGGGACTGGAAGCGTCCGACCGCGGCGTCTTCGGTTCCCACGACATCGAAGAACTCGGTCCGCGTGGCTCCCGGGCTGACGCACAGCACCCGCAGGTCACTGT from Microlunatus phosphovorus NM-1 includes:
- a CDS encoding aldose 1-epimerase family protein, which codes for MTSEAAVNPTGEQYEIAAGNRRAVVTEVGATLRSYTVDGRDVVAGFAADQVISGGRGMQLLPWPNRIRDGRYTFNGKTQQLVLSEPARHNAIHGLVRHQPWRLISHTADRVEQRIRVYPQPGWPGIIEATIVHTVGDDGVVTNVSVTNIGTVAVPYGYAAHPYLTVGEDTVDDVVISIPAERYLAVDDRLLPVDLLLVEGRDEDMRTAAPLGQRSFDTALSGLARGADGRWRARLERGDRWAELWAGEGLDWVQVFTGNERRDLSIAVEPMTCGPNAFNPGPTHDGVIVLEPGETAAHEWGIDGV
- the miaB gene encoding tRNA (N6-isopentenyl adenosine(37)-C2)-methylthiotransferase MiaB; the protein is MTGSNRTYQIRTHGCQMNVHDSERLAGLLEDAGYAKADDGDQADVVVFNTCAVRENADNRLYGNLGQLYPVKKAKPGMQIAVGGCMAQKDKGVILDRAPWVDVVFGTHNIGSLPTLLERARIADEAQVEIKESLERFPSTLPTRRDSAYAAWVSISVGCNNTCTFCIVPSLRGKETDRRPGDILAEIQALVAEGVQEITLLGQNVNAYGVEFGDRQAFAKLLRSCGEIEGLERVRFTSPHPKDFTDDVIAAMAETPNVMPQLHMPLQSGSDRVLKAMRRSYRSTRYLSIIEKVRAAMPHAAITTDIIVGFPGETEADFADTLEVVRRSRFASAFTFQYSIRPGTPAATMPDQVPKAVVQERYERLVEVVGEISWAENLTQVGRIVEVMFADGEGRKDAATSRMSGRAQDNRLVHVAVPEDPAERPRPGDLAEVEITYAAPHHLNADNGLLSLRRTRGGDAWQARRDGTAPEPTRSVGLGMPAIGVPAPLPPAPACAVSG